A region of Huiozyma naganishii CBS 8797 chromosome 12, complete genome DNA encodes the following proteins:
- the AFG3 gene encoding AAA family ATPase AFG3 (similar to Saccharomyces cerevisiae AFG3 (YER017C); ancestral locus Anc_7.168), with the protein MLLRRVAGRQLLGRVPLRPLPGVWRSIHTTRVARNENNRDRDNKKRAEPPEYKSMREYFKSKEFAKTVYLTTGFTLLFTLLGASGGSADDKEGAVLTFQDFRSKYLEKGLVKKVTVVNKYLVQAELVTQNDVQFTVGSTDVFEEQMDAAQDELGIPSTQRIPIVYVSRTSAWQYVYPFIPTALLLGGLYLISKRLTPGAGGGGTSSKGGGGGSNLSNMFGVGKSRAKLFNKETDVKVSFKDVAGCNEAKQEIMEFVHFLKNPKKYTALGAKIPRGAILSGPPGTGKTLLAKATAGEAAVPFLSVSGSEFVEMFVGVGASRVRDLFEQARSLAPSIIFVDEIDAIGKERGKGGPLGGANDEREATLNQLLVEMDGFTTSDQVVVLAGTNRPDVLDPALLRPGRFDRHIQIDSPDITGRKQIYLVHLERLNLQEKLALDRENLAGKLATLTPGFTGADIANACNEAALIAARHKDATITLDHFEQAIERVIAGLEKKSKVLSMEEKTTVAYHEAGHAVCGWFLKYADPLLKVSIIPRGQGALGYAQYLPADQYLISEEQFKHRMIMALGGRVSEELHFPYVTSGAHDDFKKVTGMARAMVTKLGMSKRVGYLSYDDGDSNGGIQVSKPFSERTSRIIDSEVKKIVDEAHRKCTILLSENKEKVDKVAKLLLKKEAITREDMIRLLGPRPFPERNEAFEKYLDPKDADKPTPEVAK; encoded by the coding sequence ATGCTGCTGAGACGTGTTGCCGGGAGACAGTTGCTGGGGAGAGTGCCGCTACGGCCTTTGCCCGGTGTTTGGCGGTCGATACACACTACAAGGGTGGCTAGAAACGAGAACAACAGGGACAGAGATAACAAGAAGCGGGCAGAACCGCCGGAATACAAGTCCATGCGGGAGTACTTCAAGTCCAAGGAGTTTGCGAAGACGGTGTACCTCACCACTGGGTTCACTCTGCTGTTCACGCTGTTGGGGGCCTCTGGTGGGTCTGCGGATGACAAAGAGGGCGCCGTGCTCACATTCCAGGACTTCAGAAGCAAGTACCTCGAGAAGGGTCTCGTTAAGAAAGTCACTGTTGTGAACAAGTACCTCGTACAGGCGGAGTTGGTCACGCAAAACGACGTGCAGTTCACTGTCGGGTCCACGGACGTGTTCGAGGAACAGATGGACGCAGCACAGGATGAACTGGGGATCCCCAGTACACAGCGGATCCCCATCGTGTACGTCTCTCGCACGTCCGCGTGGCAGTACGTGTACCCGTTCATCCCGACGGCGCTTCTTCTGGGGGGGCTTTACCTTATCAGCAAGAGACTCACGCCGGGcgctggtggtggtggtaccTCGTCAAAGGGCGGTGGCGGCGGGAGCAACCTCTCCAACATGTTCGGCGTTGGGAAATCTAGAGCAAAGCTGTTTAACAAGGAGACGGACGTCAAAGTGTCCTTCAAGGACGTCGCAGGGTGTAACGAGGCTAAACAGGAGATCATGGAGTTCGTccacttcttgaagaacccAAAGAAGTACACCGCATTGGGGGCCAAGATCCCCAGGGGTGCCATCTTATCGGGACCACCAGGTACGGGGAAGACTCTGCTTGCGAAGGCCACAGCGGGGGAAGCCGCTGTGCCATTCCTCTCCGTGTCCGGGTCCGAGTTTGTAGAGATGTTCGTCGGGGTCGGTGCCTCCAGAGTGAGAGACCTGTTTGAGCAGGCAAGATCCCTTGCACCGTCCATCATCTTCGTCGATGAGATCGACGCCATTGGGAAGGAGAGGGGCAAGGGCGGGCCCCTGGGGGGTGCAAACGACGAAAGAGAGGCCACTTTGAACCAGTTGCTCGTGGAGATGGACGGGTTCACGACTTCAGACCAGGTAGTCGTCCTCGCGGGTACAAACAGACCGGACGTGCTCGATCCGGCACTGCTCAGACCAGGCAGATTCGACAGACACATCCAGATAGACTCACCGGATATCACGGGGAGGAAACAGATATACTTGGTCCATCTGGAGAGGTTAAACTTGCAAGAGAAATTGGCCCTGGATAGGGAGAACCTCGCGGGGAAACTCGCGACGCTGACACCCGGGTTTACCGGTGCAGACATAGCGAACGCCTGTAACGAGGCTGCCCTGATCGCTGCCCGTCACAAGGACGCTACGATCACGCTGGACCACTTCGAACAAGCAATAGAGAGAGTCATTGCTGGGCTTGAAAAGAAGTCTAAAGTGCTCTCCATGGAGGAGAAAACGACGGTCGCATACCACGAGGCAGGACACGCCGTCTGTGGTTGGTTCTTGAAATACGCGGACCCATTGCTGAAAGTCAGTATCATCCCGAGGGGTCAGGGCGCGCTCGGTTACGCACAGTACCTACCCGCGGACCAGTATCTGATCTCTgaggaacagttcaagCACAGGATGATCATGGCTCTCGGTGGACGTGTCTCCGAGGAGTTGCACTTCCCCTACGTGACCAGTGGCGCTCATGAcgacttcaagaaagttACAGGGATGGCAAGGGCCATGGTCACGAAATTGGGGATGTCCAAACGGGTAGGGTACTTATCCTACGACGACGGAGACAGCAACGGCGGGATACAGGTGAGCAAACCCTTCAGCGAGAGAACGTCAAGGATAATAGATTCCgaggtgaagaagatcgTTGATGAGGCACACCGCAAATGTACCATCTTGCTAAgcgaaaacaaagaaaaagtgGATAAAGTTGCTAaactgctgctgaagaaggaggCCATTACACGCGAGGATATGATAAGACTGTTAGGCCCAAGACCGTTCCCTGAACGTAACGAGGCCTTTGAGAAGTACTTGGATCCTAAAGACGCAGATAAACCAACACCAGAGGTAGCAAAATGA
- the MDM38 gene encoding ribosome-binding protein MDM38 (similar to Saccharomyces cerevisiae MDM38 (YOL027C); ancestral locus Anc_7.116), giving the protein MTVGVLGRRVNVVVAARAYAAGESGGAVKKAEAVKETEKKLVKTTPVPVSRAKPSLLVRIRNELKHYAHGTRLLGYEVKVSTGLLAKFIRGSELSRRETNQLRRTMGDVLRLIPFSAFLIVPFAELLLPVALKLFPNLLPSTYESGSQRQKKVTRLIEIRKKTSALLHQTLGKQTEPLINYDAALQTHENKLAFSQFFYRLHQAKRVPSQTTYFSYGEINSVAKMFKNDSVLDNLSRTQLTAMSKFMSVTPFGTDNMLRYHIRHKLKKIIQDDKTIDYEGVDHLTKDELYTACVSRGVKAYGVDQDVLRDHLRAWLQLRLRMRVPSVLMVLSSTFTFGRSTGQGQEAQLPYPLHNVRASDPEVHEKEMTRYDRILDTYYDGILQVLGSIPDPVYNVAKLDLSETMGGDQEPATAGDETEDGEQTPKKDDSEFKLNVLKEQQELIRREQEEATARKSQEDSNTDTTTLDEDDATKQQPPVPLAQAAKTAVDKRH; this is encoded by the coding sequence ATGACGGTCGGTGTGCTGGGCAGGCGGGTGAACGTTGTGGTTGCTGCGAGGGCGTACGCGGCGGGGGAGAGCGGCGGGGCCGTGAAGAAGGCGGAGGCCGTGAAGGAGACGGAGAAGAAGCTCGTGAAGACTACGCCGGTACCCGTGTCCCGGGCTAAGCCTAGCCTGCTTGTACGCATCCGCAACGAGCTGAAACACTACGCCCATGGGACTCGACTGCTTGGCTACGAGGTCAAAGTGTCCACTGGGCTTCTTGCAAAGTTTATCCGTGGTAGCGAGTTGTCCCGTAGGGAGACGAACCAGCTGCGCCGCACAATGGGCGACGTACTGCGACTGATCCCCTTCTCAGCGTTCCTTATTGTGCCCTTCGCGGAACTGCTTCTCCCAGTGGCACTGAAGCTGTTCCCCAACTTGCTTCCCTCCACGTATGAGTCAGGGTCTCAAAGgcagaagaaagtgacAAGGCTCATTGAGATCAGGAAGAAAACCTCTGCGCTGCTGCACCAGACTTTGGGGAAACAAACGGAACCCCTGATCAACTACGACGCAGCGTTACAGACTCACGAGAACAAATTGGCATTCTCACAGTTCTTCTACAGGTTACACCAGGCTAAAAGAGTCCCCTCGCAGACAACTTACTTCTCCTACGGGGAGATCAACTCTGTGGCAAAGATGTTCAAGAACGATTCCGTCCTGGATAACTTATCCAGAACACAACTGACTGCGATGTCCAAATTCATGTCCGTGACACCGTTTGGCACAGATAACATGCTCAGATATCATATCCGTCACAAACTCAAGAAGATCATACAGGATGACAAGACTATTGACTACGAGGGGGTTGACCACCTCACAAAGGACGAACTGTACACCGCTTGTGTGTCTCGTGGGGTCAAAGCGTACGGTGTCGACCAAGATGTCCTCAGAGATCACCTCAGAGCATGGTTGCAACTACGTCTCCGTATGCGTGTCCCCTCAGTACTTATGGTCCTCAGTTCAACGTTCACCTTTGGTAGGAGCACGGGGCAGGGCCAAGAGGCTCAATTGCCATACCCGCTTCACAACGTTCGTGCGTCAGACCCAGAAGTCCACGAGAAAGAAATGACCCGGTACGATAGGATCCTCGACACGTACTACGACGGGATCCTACAGGTGCTAGGGTCCATCCCAGACCCGGTCTACAACGTCGCAAAACTGGACCTCTCGGAGACCATGGGAGGGGACCAAGAACCGGCCACCGCTGGGGACGAAACGGAGGATGGGGAACAAACCCCGAAGAAGGACGACAGCGAGTTCAAACTCAATGTCCTCAAGGAACAGCAGGAACTCATTAGGCGGGAGCAAGAGGAGGCTACGGCGCGCAAGTCGCAGGAGGATTCGAACACAGACACGACAACGctcgacgaggacgacgcAACGAAACAGCAGCCACCAGTTCCCCTCGCTCAGGCAGCAAAGACTGCGGTCGACAAGAGACACTGA
- the BIM1 gene encoding microtubule-binding protein BIM1 (similar to Saccharomyces cerevisiae BIM1 (YER016W); ancestral locus Anc_7.167) yields the protein MSGLGESRSELLAWVNDLLQLSVHKVEECGSGAVYCQIMDSIYLDVPMHRVKFDASAEYEYYTNYKILQSCFARHQIEKIVYVEKMVRCRFQDNLEFLQWVKRYWTQHKDGTPYDPVARRKYRSVSGGGGGVPVGSTGNSTSSLNVAKRKPTVAPGGTSSFAGTATRSSSNYNGPGFTRRISNEQVVALQTELAQSKNEVEILTRDMDQYRETTSILEREREFYFGKLRDIEILVQSTQDLINEGLYRNETAELNKFLNKVQTILYATEETLSSDDNLPISNTEDAAADTRFAGNNNLADPQDQKVLVNNNITDPSPSTNLIIDEETF from the coding sequence ATGAGCGGGTTGGGAGAGTCGAGGTCTGAGCTGCTCGCGTGGGTCAACGATCTTTTGCAACTGAGCGTGCACAAAGTGGAGGAATGCGGGTCTGGGGCCGTGTACTGTCAGATTATGGACTCGATATACTTGGATGTCCCGATGCACAGGGTCAAGTTTGACGCCTCCGCGGAGTACGAGTACTACACTAACTACAAGATCTTGCAGAGCTGTTTTGCAAGACACCAGATTGAGAAGATCGTGTACGTCGAGAAGATGGTTAGGTGCAGGTTTCAGGACAACTTGGAGTTTCTACAGTGGGTTAAACGGTACTGGACGCAGCACAAGGATGGGACGCCGTACGATCCGGTGGCCCGCAGGAAGTATAGGAGCGTAAGTggtggtggcggtggtgtGCCGGTAGGAAGCACGGGAAACTCGACGTCCAGTTTGAACGTTGCCAAGAGGAAACCGACAGTGGCACCAGGTGGTACGAGCAGTTTTGCGGGCACCGCGACACGATCGTCGTCTAATTATAATGGTCCCGGTTTCACCAGAAGGATATCGAACGAGCAAGTAGTCGCACTGCAGACGGAATTGGCACAGTCGAAGAACGAAGTGGAGATCTTGACGAGAGATATGGACCAGTACAGGGAGACAACGAGTATCTTGGAACGAGAACGGGAGTTCTACTTCGGGAAACTGAGGGATATAGAGATTTTGGTCCAATCGACACAGGATCTGATCAACGAAGGGCTCTACAGGAACGAAACTGCCGAGTTGAACAAATTCTTGAATAAAGTACAGACGATCCTGTACGCCACGGAGGAGACATTGTCCTCCGACGACAACCTCCCGATCTCCAACACGGAAGATGCAGCAGCAGACACCAGATTTGCAGGAAACAACAATTTGGCAGACCCACAGGATCAAAAAGTTCTCgtgaacaacaacatcacGGATCCAAGTCCCTCCACTAATCTGATAATAGACGAGGAAACCTTTTGA